One Myxococcales bacterium genomic window carries:
- a CDS encoding outer membrane protein transport protein, with protein MTARALAAAALLALPAVAAADPLEQFGLGGAAAGQGGAVTATATGAAAAHHQPGGVALAKHPEVTIGWSAGWMGLALDGRDAGVEPVHGTSIGLAVPIPLTPELTLGVGLGLYLPDQYLARIRLAPITEPRFLLLDNDARVVVEPVAAVAHADKLAFGVGASLLADARSNKIVFDVGVVAGAKVGRAELDVELPPRVAPLVGLWLRPHPRVRAAVTYRGQLSLDLALDILANVEVAGVVTGDALVALRASDYFTPARITGAIAVDVLPAWTVDAELTWQQWSAFPAPPSLDVLVALDITPPLVSTATPAPDFTDTVSVRLGTEYRHQGARLDVAARAGAAFLPSPVPPQVGLTSYADGDRLQLAAGVGVTIRDGRPILTRPIDVDLGLQWQHLEDRLTQKQVDLFPGQAFSSGGDVVHATLTTTVRF; from the coding sequence GTGACCGCGCGCGCGCTCGCGGCGGCGGCGCTGCTGGCGCTGCCGGCGGTGGCCGCGGCCGATCCGCTCGAGCAGTTCGGGCTCGGCGGCGCCGCGGCCGGGCAGGGCGGCGCGGTGACCGCGACCGCGACCGGCGCCGCGGCCGCGCACCACCAGCCCGGCGGCGTCGCGCTGGCCAAGCACCCCGAGGTGACGATCGGCTGGAGCGCGGGCTGGATGGGCCTGGCCCTCGACGGCCGCGACGCCGGCGTCGAGCCGGTCCACGGCACCTCGATCGGCCTGGCGGTGCCGATCCCGCTCACGCCCGAGCTCACGCTCGGCGTCGGCCTGGGCCTGTACCTGCCCGATCAGTACCTGGCGCGCATCCGCCTGGCGCCGATCACCGAGCCGCGGTTCCTGCTGCTCGACAACGACGCCCGCGTGGTGGTCGAGCCGGTCGCGGCGGTGGCCCACGCCGACAAGCTGGCGTTCGGCGTCGGCGCGTCGCTCCTGGCCGACGCGCGCAGCAACAAGATCGTCTTCGACGTCGGCGTCGTCGCCGGCGCCAAGGTCGGCCGGGCCGAGCTCGACGTCGAGCTGCCGCCGCGGGTGGCGCCGCTGGTCGGGCTGTGGCTGCGGCCGCACCCGCGCGTGCGCGCGGCGGTGACCTACCGCGGCCAGCTGTCGCTCGACCTCGCGCTCGACATCCTCGCCAACGTCGAGGTGGCCGGGGTCGTCACCGGCGACGCGCTGGTGGCGCTGCGGGCCAGCGACTACTTCACGCCGGCCCGGATCACCGGCGCGATCGCGGTCGACGTGCTGCCGGCCTGGACCGTCGACGCCGAGCTGACCTGGCAGCAGTGGTCGGCGTTCCCGGCGCCGCCGTCGCTCGACGTGCTGGTGGCGCTCGACATCACGCCGCCGCTGGTCTCGACCGCGACCCCGGCGCCCGACTTCACCGACACCGTCAGCGTCCGCCTCGGCACCGAGTACCGCCACCAGGGCGCGCGGCTCGACGTCGCGGCCCGGGCCGGCGCGGCGTTCCTGCCGTCGCCGGTGCCGCCGCAGGTCGGCCTCACCAGCTACGCCGACGGTGACCGGCTGCAGCTCGCCGCCGGCGTCGGCGTCACGATCCGCGACGGCCGGCCGATCCTGACCCGGCCGATCGACGTGGATCTCGGCCTGCAATGGCAGCACCTCGAGGATCGCCTGACGCAGAAGCAGGTCGACCTGTTCCCCGGCCAGGCGTTCTCGTCGGGCGGCGACGTGGTCCACGCCACCCTGACCACCACGGTGAGGTTCTGA